Proteins co-encoded in one Arachis hypogaea cultivar Tifrunner chromosome 11, arahy.Tifrunner.gnm2.J5K5, whole genome shotgun sequence genomic window:
- the LOC112722382 gene encoding uncharacterized protein isoform X2, whose product MEERRRGCSVAAEAPPPLLGVAVPPRRSSKGVLSVTRPQAELDRYLEASQIRERAVDRINNVIGTYNDLRLRIFSKHPDLFPEEFEHFDDFTVASSWERFISKIEAICRLWMADGPNNLLEKGAIPLENFKNSYKIKSELQYEANRLTGILLFMICSYVLV is encoded by the exons atggaagagagaagaagggggTGCTCCGTCGCCGCTGAAGCTCCACCGCCACTGCTAGGGGTTGCTGTGCCGCCGCGAAGGAGCTCGAAGGGAGTACTCTCTGTCACCAG GCCACAAGCAGAACTAGATCGCTATTTGGAAGCTTCACAAATTAGGGAGAGAGCAGTTGACAGGATTAATAATGTTATTGGAAC ATACAACGATTTGAGGCTCAGAATATTTTCTAAACACCCAGATTTGTTCCCTGAAGAG TTTGAGCATTTTGATGATTTCACTGTAGCTTCTTCATGGGAAAG GTTCATTTCTAAAATTGAGGCAATTTGTCGTCTCTGGATGGCTGATGGTCCTAATAATTTATTG GAAAAAGGTGCAATTCCCTTGGAGAATTTCAAAAACTCATACAAGATCAAATCTGAACTGCAATATGAG GCAAATCGTTTGACTGGAATTTTACTTTTCATGATCTGCAGTTATGTTTTGGTGTAA
- the LOC112722382 gene encoding uncharacterized protein isoform X1: MEERRRGCSVAAEAPPPLLGVAVPPRRSSKGVLSVTRPQAELDRYLEASQIRERAVDRINNVIGTYNDLRLRIFSKHPDLFPEEFEHFDDFTVASSWERFISKIEAICRLWMADGPNNLLEKGAIPLENFKNSYKIKSELQYEVKSYCMEYYFEIKTGKSFDWNFTFHDLQLCFGVKEFLLIAPQSASGVVLDAPEASRLLSAVAIALSNSSRDYGCWFQS; the protein is encoded by the exons atggaagagagaagaagggggTGCTCCGTCGCCGCTGAAGCTCCACCGCCACTGCTAGGGGTTGCTGTGCCGCCGCGAAGGAGCTCGAAGGGAGTACTCTCTGTCACCAG GCCACAAGCAGAACTAGATCGCTATTTGGAAGCTTCACAAATTAGGGAGAGAGCAGTTGACAGGATTAATAATGTTATTGGAAC ATACAACGATTTGAGGCTCAGAATATTTTCTAAACACCCAGATTTGTTCCCTGAAGAG TTTGAGCATTTTGATGATTTCACTGTAGCTTCTTCATGGGAAAG GTTCATTTCTAAAATTGAGGCAATTTGTCGTCTCTGGATGGCTGATGGTCCTAATAATTTATTG GAAAAAGGTGCAATTCCCTTGGAGAATTTCAAAAACTCATACAAGATCAAATCTGAACTGCAATATGAGGTGAAAAGTTATTGCATGGAGTactattttgaaataaaaactg GCAAATCGTTTGACTGGAATTTTACTTTTCATGATCTGCAGTTATGTTTTGGTGTAAAGGAATTTTTG CTCATTGCTCCTCAAAGTGCAAGTGGTGTAGTTCTTGATGCACCAGAGGCTAGCAGGCTGTTGAGTGCTGTTGCAATTGCTTTGTCAAATAGTTCAAGAGACTATG GATGCTGGTTTCAATCGTAA